A genomic segment from Streptomyces sp. NBC_01233 encodes:
- a CDS encoding SRPBCC family protein, protein MEHQVFVPVPADDLRAVLRDPARVARCVPGLQQDAGTEAGPVAGRLKVRVGGSTVTYRGALAVIERDPGHFTFEGEGTEVRGSGTVKFSVDLRLSPAEDGTRLDFTAGATADGRAAAFTPEAAAAAVQRLLDRAAGQLTAGSALGDPVAEAEEAEETGDTGSGVLGDDVTEVTASLFDTEVPPPSLDPFLAGGFEELDGAPRPPAEAAHARRTMIGRSAEEVDHAPPRGRYAPVPAPATTAGDSLRWIAPAAALALASAVVIGRALRRRR, encoded by the coding sequence ATGGAGCATCAGGTGTTCGTCCCGGTACCGGCAGACGATCTCCGCGCCGTGCTGCGCGACCCCGCCCGGGTGGCCCGGTGCGTACCGGGACTCCAGCAGGACGCCGGCACCGAGGCCGGGCCGGTCGCCGGCCGGCTGAAGGTCCGCGTCGGCGGGAGCACCGTCACCTACCGGGGAGCCCTGGCCGTCATCGAGCGGGACCCCGGACACTTCACCTTCGAGGGTGAGGGCACGGAGGTCCGCGGCAGCGGGACCGTGAAGTTCTCCGTGGACCTGCGGCTGTCCCCGGCCGAGGACGGCACCCGGCTGGACTTCACCGCCGGGGCCACCGCCGACGGGCGCGCCGCCGCGTTCACCCCCGAGGCCGCGGCCGCCGCCGTACAGCGACTGCTGGACCGGGCCGCCGGCCAGCTGACCGCCGGGTCCGCCCTCGGCGACCCCGTGGCCGAGGCCGAGGAGGCGGAGGAGACCGGCGACACCGGCTCCGGGGTCCTCGGGGACGACGTCACCGAGGTCACCGCCTCCCTCTTCGACACCGAGGTGCCGCCCCCGTCGCTGGACCCGTTCCTGGCCGGCGGGTTCGAGGAGCTCGACGGGGCCCCGCGGCCTCCGGCCGAGGCCGCCCACGCCCGCCGCACCATGATCGGCCGCAGCGCGGAGGAGGTGGACCACGCGCCTCCGCGCGGCCGGTACGCTCCGGTCCCCGCGCCCGCCACCACCGCCGGCGACAGCCTGCGCTGGATCGCCCCGGCCGCCGCCCTCGCGCTGGCCTCGGCGGTCGTCATCGGCCGGGCCCTGCGCCGCCGTCGCTGA
- a CDS encoding aldose epimerase family protein produces the protein MSTQLSAGGAEVTVDQENGCRISSLRIDGTELLRQGPKYGVFPMVPWCGRIEDGRFRDGGTVHQMPVNHPPHALHGFGRDAPWRPAGATATEAAFTYDLGEPWPYPGRVTQVFALTEDALTLTMGVETYGDSFPAQAGWHPWFRRDLGTGGGAAELSFEPAWQEERGADHLPTGHRIDPKPGPWDDCFGMPHGVDVTLTWPGALELRLTSRAEWVVVYDEESEAVCVEPQTGPPNGLNTLPRLVTPVDPLEVSTTWTWRRLR, from the coding sequence ATGAGTACGCAACTGAGCGCCGGCGGCGCCGAGGTGACGGTCGACCAGGAGAACGGCTGCCGCATCAGCAGCCTGCGCATCGACGGGACGGAGCTGCTGCGCCAGGGCCCGAAGTACGGGGTGTTCCCGATGGTCCCGTGGTGCGGCCGGATCGAGGACGGCCGGTTCCGCGACGGCGGCACCGTCCACCAGATGCCGGTCAACCACCCGCCGCACGCGCTCCACGGCTTCGGCCGCGACGCCCCCTGGCGCCCGGCGGGAGCCACCGCCACCGAGGCGGCGTTCACCTACGACCTCGGCGAGCCGTGGCCGTACCCGGGCCGGGTGACCCAGGTGTTCGCGCTCACCGAGGACGCGCTGACCCTCACCATGGGCGTCGAGACGTACGGGGACTCCTTCCCGGCCCAGGCCGGCTGGCACCCCTGGTTCCGGCGCGACCTCGGGACCGGCGGCGGGGCGGCGGAGCTCTCCTTCGAGCCCGCCTGGCAGGAGGAGCGCGGCGCCGACCACCTCCCGACCGGCCACCGCATCGACCCGAAGCCCGGCCCCTGGGACGACTGCTTCGGGATGCCGCACGGGGTCGACGTCACCCTCACCTGGCCCGGCGCCCTGGAGCTGCGGCTCACCAGCCGGGCCGAATGGGTGGTCGTCTACGACGAGGAGTCCGAGGCCGTCTGCGTGGAGCCGCAGACCGGTCCGCCGAACGGGCTGAACACCCTGCCGCGCCTGGTCACCCCCGTGGACCCGCTGGAGGTCTCCACGACGTGGACGTGGCGGCGGCTGCGCTAG
- the pyrE gene encoding orotate phosphoribosyltransferase, with protein sequence MSDVRDALLQQIKDKAVVHGKVILSSGREADYYIDLRRITLDGEAAPLVGQVMLDLTAELEFDCVGGLTLGADPVATSMLHASAARGQRLDAFVVRKAQKAHGMQRRIEGTDVKGKRCLVVEDTSTTGGSPLTAVEAVREAGGEVVAVATIVDRGAAEAIAEAGLPYLTGYHLEDLGLS encoded by the coding sequence ATGAGTGACGTACGGGATGCGCTTCTGCAGCAGATCAAGGACAAGGCCGTCGTGCACGGCAAGGTGATCCTTTCCTCCGGCCGGGAGGCCGACTACTACATCGACCTCCGCCGGATCACCCTCGACGGCGAGGCGGCCCCGCTGGTCGGTCAGGTCATGCTCGACCTGACCGCCGAGCTCGAATTCGACTGCGTCGGCGGTCTGACCCTGGGCGCCGACCCGGTCGCGACCTCGATGCTGCACGCCTCCGCCGCGCGCGGCCAGCGTCTCGACGCCTTCGTGGTCCGCAAGGCGCAGAAGGCCCACGGCATGCAGCGCCGCATCGAGGGCACCGACGTGAAGGGCAAGCGCTGCCTGGTCGTCGAGGACACCTCGACCACCGGCGGTTCCCCGCTGACCGCCGTCGAGGCGGTCCGCGAGGCCGGCGGCGAGGTCGTCGCCGTCGCCACGATCGTCGACCGCGGTGCGGCCGAGGCCATTGCCGAGGCGGGTCTCCCGTACCTCACCGGCTACCACCTCGAGGACCTGGGCCTGTCCTAG
- the fbaA gene encoding class II fructose-bisphosphate aldolase, translating to MPIATPEVYNEMLDRAKAGKFAYPAINVTSSQTLHAALRGFAEAESDGIIQISTGGAEFLGGQYNKDMVTGAVALAEFAHIVAAKYDITVALHTDHCPKDKLDGYVRPLLDISAERVARGLNPLFQSHMWDGSAETLADNLAIGQELLAKAVAAKIILEVEITPTGGEEDGVSHEINDELYTTVDDAIRTAEALGLGEKGRYLLAASFGNVHGVYKPGNVVLRPELLKDLQAGVAEKYGKASPFDFVFHGGSGSTAEEIATALENGVVKMNLDTDTQYAFTRPVVDHMFSNYAGVLKVDGEVGTKSKYDPRTWGKAAEAGMAARVAEACANLRSTGTKLK from the coding sequence ATGCCCATCGCAACCCCCGAGGTCTACAACGAGATGCTCGACCGGGCGAAGGCAGGCAAGTTCGCCTACCCGGCCATCAACGTGACCTCCTCCCAGACCCTGCACGCTGCACTGCGCGGCTTCGCGGAGGCCGAGAGCGACGGCATCATCCAGATCTCCACCGGTGGTGCGGAGTTCCTGGGTGGCCAGTACAACAAGGACATGGTCACCGGCGCGGTCGCCCTGGCCGAGTTCGCGCACATCGTGGCCGCCAAGTACGACATCACGGTGGCCCTGCACACGGACCACTGCCCGAAGGACAAGCTGGACGGCTACGTACGTCCGCTGCTCGACATCTCCGCCGAGCGCGTGGCCCGCGGTCTGAACCCGCTCTTCCAGTCGCACATGTGGGACGGCTCCGCCGAGACCCTGGCCGACAACCTGGCCATCGGCCAGGAGCTGCTCGCCAAGGCCGTCGCCGCCAAGATCATCCTTGAGGTCGAGATCACCCCGACCGGCGGTGAGGAGGACGGCGTCAGCCACGAGATCAACGACGAGCTGTACACCACCGTCGACGACGCGATCCGCACCGCCGAGGCCCTCGGCCTGGGCGAGAAGGGCCGCTACCTGCTGGCCGCCTCCTTCGGCAACGTCCACGGCGTCTACAAGCCGGGCAACGTCGTCCTGCGCCCCGAGCTCCTCAAGGACCTCCAGGCCGGTGTCGCCGAGAAGTACGGCAAGGCCTCGCCGTTCGACTTCGTCTTCCACGGCGGCTCGGGCTCCACGGCCGAGGAGATCGCCACCGCGCTGGAGAACGGCGTCGTGAAGATGAACCTCGACACCGACACCCAGTACGCCTTCACCCGCCCGGTCGTGGACCACATGTTCAGCAACTACGCCGGTGTGCTGAAGGTCGACGGCGAGGTCGGCACGAAGTCCAAGTACGACCCCCGCACCTGGGGCAAGGCCGCCGAGGCCGGTATGGCCGCGCGTGTCGCCGAGGCGTGCGCGAACCTGCGCTCCACCGGTACCAAGCTGAAGTAG
- a CDS encoding DUF3151 domain-containing protein, with protein sequence MSIHQNLLGGPAPTHLPDEPGREAIAAGTPAVEVAAAHPTSSLAWAVLADEAFAAGSTVESYAYARTGYHRGLDALRRAGWKGHGPVPWEHEPNRGFLRALHALARAAEAIGEKEEYERCSTFLRDSSPTAADTLSA encoded by the coding sequence ATGTCCATTCACCAGAACCTGCTCGGGGGCCCCGCCCCCACCCACCTTCCCGACGAGCCGGGCCGCGAGGCCATCGCCGCCGGCACCCCCGCCGTCGAGGTGGCCGCCGCGCACCCGACGTCCTCCCTCGCCTGGGCGGTCCTCGCCGACGAGGCCTTCGCCGCCGGCAGCACCGTCGAGTCGTACGCCTACGCCCGCACGGGCTACCACCGCGGCCTCGACGCCCTGCGCCGCGCCGGCTGGAAGGGCCACGGCCCGGTCCCGTGGGAGCACGAGCCGAACCGCGGTTTCCTGCGGGCCCTGCACGCCCTGGCCCGCGCGGCCGAGGCGATCGGCGAGAAGGAGGAGTACGAGCGCTGCTCGACCTTCCTGCGCGACTCGTCCCCGACGGCGGCGGACACGCTGAGCGCCTGA
- a CDS encoding tryptophan 2,3-dioxygenase family protein, whose translation MSNNLDASGVGGSDTPNLDFDGTTPYEDYVQADVLTHLQHLRSDDPGEMVFLVTTQVMELWFTVIVYEWETAAKALREDRIPVAMDALKRSLRELEALNASWRPLAQLTPGQFNAYRSALGEGSGFQSAMYRRMEFLLGEKSSSMLVPHRGAPRVHAELEKALHEPSLYDEVLRLLARRGFPVPAAVLDRDLSLRYEPSAEVEAVWTGLYATPDEHLDLHRLGEVLTDVAELVWRWRNDHLVATRRAMGAKTGTGGSAGVTWLEKRATKNVFPELWTARSHV comes from the coding sequence ATGTCGAACAACCTTGATGCCTCCGGAGTCGGCGGGTCGGACACCCCGAACCTCGACTTCGACGGCACCACCCCGTACGAGGACTACGTCCAGGCGGACGTTCTCACCCACCTCCAGCACCTCCGCTCGGACGACCCCGGCGAGATGGTCTTCCTGGTCACGACCCAGGTCATGGAGCTGTGGTTCACGGTCATCGTCTACGAGTGGGAAACCGCCGCGAAGGCCCTGCGCGAGGACCGCATCCCGGTCGCGATGGATGCGCTGAAACGTTCCCTCCGCGAACTCGAAGCCCTCAACGCCTCCTGGCGCCCGCTCGCCCAGCTCACCCCGGGACAGTTCAACGCCTACCGCTCCGCGCTCGGCGAAGGTTCCGGTTTCCAGTCCGCGATGTACCGCCGGATGGAGTTCCTGCTCGGCGAGAAGTCCTCCTCCATGCTCGTCCCGCACCGGGGCGCGCCCCGCGTCCACGCGGAGCTGGAGAAGGCCCTCCACGAGCCGAGCCTCTACGACGAGGTCCTGCGCCTCCTCGCCCGCCGGGGCTTCCCGGTCCCGGCCGCCGTCCTCGACCGCGACCTCTCGCTGCGCTACGAGCCCTCGGCCGAGGTGGAGGCCGTCTGGACCGGCCTCTACGCCACCCCGGACGAGCACCTGGACCTCCACCGCCTCGGCGAGGTCCTCACCGACGTCGCCGAGCTCGTCTGGCGCTGGCGCAACGACCACCTGGTCGCCACCCGCCGTGCGATGGGCGCGAAGACGGGCACGGGCGGCTCGGCCGGCGTGACCTGGCTGGAGAAGCGCGCCACGAAGAACGTCTTCCCGGAGCTCTGGACGGCCCGCAGCCATGTCTGA
- the kynU gene encoding kynureninase, with protein sequence MSETSSPADLAARAESLDAADELAKLRGRFVLPDGVVYLDGNSLGALPAGVAGTTADVVSRQWGELLIRSWEESGWWTAPERIGDKLAPLVGAAPGQVVVGDSTSVNLFKALVGAARLAAPGRTRMLVDAATFPTDGYIAESAARMTGLTVTPVDPSHAAEAMDADTAVVLLNHVDYRTGRLHDLPALTTAARAAGAITVWDLCHSAGALPVGLDEHAVDLAVGCTYKYLNGGPGAPAYLYIAARHQAGFDSPLPGWNGHADPFAMTPAFEAAPGATRGRVGTPDILSMLALESALDAWDGVCVEAVRAKSLALTDFFLECVAAYVPQGRVESVTPDEHEHRGSQISLRTENAREVMRELVSRGVIGDFRAPDVLRFGFTPLYVGFADAERAARTLGHIFG encoded by the coding sequence ATGTCTGAGACCTCCAGCCCCGCCGATCTGGCGGCCCGCGCGGAATCCCTGGACGCCGCCGACGAGCTGGCCAAGCTCCGCGGTCGCTTCGTCCTCCCCGACGGAGTCGTCTACCTGGACGGCAACTCCCTCGGCGCGCTCCCGGCCGGTGTCGCCGGCACCACCGCCGACGTCGTCTCCCGGCAGTGGGGCGAGCTCCTCATCCGCTCCTGGGAGGAGAGCGGCTGGTGGACCGCCCCCGAGCGGATCGGCGACAAGCTCGCCCCCCTCGTCGGCGCGGCCCCCGGCCAGGTCGTCGTGGGCGACTCCACCAGCGTCAACCTCTTCAAGGCCCTGGTCGGCGCCGCACGCCTCGCGGCCCCCGGCCGGACCCGGATGCTGGTCGACGCGGCCACCTTCCCGACCGACGGCTACATAGCCGAGTCGGCGGCCCGGATGACGGGCCTGACCGTCACCCCGGTGGATCCCTCGCACGCGGCGGAGGCGATGGACGCGGACACCGCCGTGGTCCTCCTCAACCACGTCGACTACCGCACCGGGCGGCTCCACGACCTGCCCGCCCTCACCACGGCGGCCCGCGCCGCCGGGGCGATCACGGTCTGGGACCTGTGCCACTCCGCCGGGGCCCTCCCCGTCGGCCTCGACGAGCACGCCGTCGACCTCGCGGTCGGCTGCACGTACAAGTACCTCAACGGCGGCCCGGGCGCGCCCGCGTACCTGTACATCGCCGCACGCCACCAGGCCGGCTTCGACTCCCCGCTCCCCGGCTGGAACGGCCACGCGGATCCCTTCGCGATGACCCCGGCCTTCGAGGCGGCCCCGGGCGCGACCCGCGGCCGCGTCGGCACCCCGGACATCCTGTCCATGCTGGCCCTGGAGTCGGCGCTCGACGCCTGGGACGGGGTCTGCGTCGAGGCCGTACGGGCCAAGTCGCTCGCCCTGACCGACTTCTTCCTCGAATGCGTGGCGGCGTACGTCCCGCAGGGCCGCGTCGAGTCGGTCACCCCGGACGAGCACGAGCACCGCGGCAGCCAGATCTCGCTGCGCACCGAGAACGCCCGTGAGGTCATGCGGGAACTCGTCTCCCGGGGCGTCATCGGCGACTTCCGCGCACCCGACGTCCTGCGCTTCGGCTTCACCCCGCTCTACGTCGGGTTCGCCGACGCCGAGCGCGCCGCGCGCACGCTGGGTCACATCTTCGGGTGA
- a CDS encoding alpha/beta hydrolase: MTDPAAVERDAAEAASAFSHPAVAPDATAAYGEHPDHVVDFYAPRAEPPGGPVPLVVILHGGAWRAPYDRQHITPLADFLARRGFAVANVEYRRGSSLPHQNADGPVAGRWPETFDDVAAAMDALPGLAAAALPQADLRRVVVTGHSAGGHLALWAAARHVLPHDSPWRLPSPPMLRGVVALAPIADFAVAEELGVCGGASAQLLGGEEYFADRLPYADPAALLPTGIATAVVQGRDDIVVPQQVAEAYVAAAAKAGEMVGLTLLDGVGHFPLIDPAADACAVVSEEIAQLAW, translated from the coding sequence ATGACGGACCCCGCCGCCGTGGAACGGGACGCCGCCGAGGCCGCCTCGGCCTTCTCCCATCCGGCCGTGGCGCCGGACGCGACCGCCGCGTACGGGGAACACCCCGACCATGTCGTCGACTTCTACGCCCCGCGCGCCGAGCCCCCGGGCGGCCCGGTCCCGCTGGTGGTCATCCTGCACGGCGGCGCGTGGCGGGCGCCGTACGACAGACAGCACATCACCCCGCTCGCGGACTTCCTGGCCCGGAGGGGTTTCGCCGTGGCGAACGTCGAGTACCGGCGCGGGAGTTCCCTCCCGCACCAGAACGCCGACGGGCCGGTCGCCGGCCGCTGGCCGGAGACCTTCGACGACGTCGCCGCCGCGATGGACGCCCTCCCGGGGCTGGCCGCCGCGGCGCTCCCGCAGGCCGACCTCCGCCGCGTGGTCGTCACCGGCCACTCGGCGGGCGGACACCTCGCGCTGTGGGCCGCGGCCCGGCACGTGCTCCCGCACGACTCCCCGTGGAGGCTGCCTTCCCCGCCGATGCTGCGCGGCGTGGTGGCACTGGCCCCGATCGCGGACTTCGCGGTGGCGGAGGAACTGGGCGTGTGCGGCGGCGCGAGCGCGCAGCTGCTGGGCGGCGAGGAGTACTTCGCGGACCGCCTCCCGTACGCGGACCCGGCGGCCCTGCTGCCGACGGGGATCGCCACGGCGGTGGTGCAGGGGCGGGACGACATCGTGGTCCCGCAGCAGGTGGCCGAGGCGTACGTGGCGGCGGCGGCGAAGGCGGGCGAGATGGTCGGTCTGACGCTCCTCGACGGCGTCGGCCACTTCCCGCTCATCGACCCGGCCGCGGACGCCTGCGCGGTGGTCTCGGAGGAGATCGCGCAACTGGCCTGGTAG
- a CDS encoding PKD domain-containing protein, with the protein MRSRRLVISVAVIAATVGLVPGMAHAADPVAPVAPVAPSAQGVAAPAVDLGKAAAPNFKTFKSPAERSVRKGLPGGKAGAGASQAAGNPDLAIVLNAASTSAHALDLETTVISADSTLKVTVDWGDGNTDGMDAYGSTVLKSSHTYAELGEYAVKVTVTDPANQAEVVNTFPVMTAGSDFVPYAPTRLLDTRDGTGAVKGKVAPLGSTRVKVGGNGAIPAGVTAVVLNLTVTNATSGGHITAFAEETERPTTSNVNFEAGQTVPNLVIVPVGKNGYVELANRGSESVDLIADVTGYFTRTEASGYTPMTPARFVDTREGLGANRGRLGGRKTFSTQIGGLRGVPEGITAVALNVTVTNPKEAGHLSVFPGGGATPTASNLNFTPGQTVANSVIVPVGADGRISVFNGAWAGTDVIVDVVGYYSTDSKASFMPLKPGRMIDTRDPRWPHGPLRARGYIYNGISPDEAGIAGYVLNTTVTNTTGTGFLSVAPDPNSLQQYRDKTAVFPERPASSTLNWTAGNTVPNLVQASSGKNGIVDYWNQGWEDVDLVVDLFGYYESK; encoded by the coding sequence GTGCGCAGTCGCCGTCTCGTAATTTCCGTTGCCGTCATCGCGGCCACGGTCGGTCTCGTCCCGGGGATGGCCCACGCGGCCGATCCGGTGGCTCCCGTCGCGCCGGTCGCTCCGAGCGCGCAGGGTGTGGCCGCTCCCGCCGTGGATCTGGGGAAGGCCGCGGCGCCGAACTTCAAGACCTTCAAGAGCCCCGCCGAGCGCTCGGTCCGCAAGGGCCTGCCCGGCGGGAAGGCCGGGGCCGGCGCCTCGCAGGCCGCCGGGAACCCGGACCTGGCCATCGTGCTGAACGCGGCGAGCACCTCCGCGCACGCGCTGGACCTGGAGACCACCGTCATCAGCGCGGACTCCACACTGAAGGTCACCGTCGACTGGGGCGACGGGAACACCGACGGAATGGACGCCTACGGCTCGACCGTCCTCAAGAGCAGCCACACGTACGCTGAGCTCGGCGAGTACGCGGTCAAGGTCACCGTGACGGACCCGGCGAACCAGGCCGAGGTCGTCAACACGTTCCCGGTCATGACCGCGGGCTCGGACTTCGTCCCGTACGCGCCCACCCGCCTCCTGGACACCCGCGACGGCACCGGCGCGGTCAAGGGCAAGGTCGCTCCGCTCGGCTCCACCCGCGTGAAGGTCGGCGGCAACGGGGCGATCCCGGCCGGGGTCACCGCCGTGGTCCTCAACCTGACCGTCACCAACGCCACCAGCGGTGGGCACATCACGGCCTTCGCCGAGGAAACCGAGCGTCCGACCACGTCGAACGTCAACTTCGAGGCGGGCCAGACCGTCCCGAACCTGGTGATCGTGCCGGTCGGCAAGAACGGCTACGTCGAGCTCGCCAACCGCGGCTCGGAGTCGGTCGACCTGATCGCGGACGTGACCGGCTACTTCACCCGGACCGAGGCGAGCGGCTACACGCCGATGACCCCGGCCCGTTTCGTCGACACCCGTGAGGGCCTCGGCGCGAACCGGGGCCGGCTCGGCGGCCGGAAGACCTTCTCCACCCAGATCGGCGGCCTGCGCGGCGTGCCCGAGGGCATCACCGCCGTCGCGCTGAACGTGACGGTCACCAACCCGAAGGAGGCCGGTCACCTGTCGGTCTTCCCGGGCGGCGGGGCCACCCCGACCGCGTCGAACCTGAACTTCACCCCCGGTCAGACGGTCGCCAACTCGGTGATCGTGCCCGTCGGCGCGGACGGCAGGATCAGCGTCTTCAACGGCGCCTGGGCCGGGACCGACGTGATCGTCGACGTCGTCGGCTACTACAGCACCGACAGCAAGGCGTCCTTCATGCCGCTCAAGCCGGGCCGGATGATCGACACCCGTGACCCGCGCTGGCCCCACGGGCCGCTGCGGGCCCGTGGCTACATCTACAACGGGATCTCGCCCGACGAGGCGGGCATCGCCGGGTACGTGCTGAACACCACCGTGACCAACACGACCGGCACCGGCTTCCTGTCGGTCGCGCCGGACCCGAACTCGCTGCAGCAGTACAGGGACAAGACCGCGGTCTTCCCGGAGCGTCCCGCGTCCTCGACCCTGAACTGGACGGCCGGCAACACCGTCCCGAACCTGGTCCAGGCGAGCTCCGGCAAGAACGGCATCGTCGACTACTGGAACCAGGGCTGGGAAGACGTGGACCTCGTCGTCGACCTCTTCGGTTACTACGAGTCCAAGTGA
- a CDS encoding MASE1 domain-containing protein: MVRTEEWRRLPAAVLLILAVALAYYAGGRIGLHQSVVVNGAEVTPLWPPTGIALAALLWLGLRAWPGIALGTYLAIERIGDFNLSGLGIVAGNTLAPVCAYLMLRKAGFRSEVDRLRDALALVFLGGLLPMLISATIGTWTLVLSGDLPASRFWPVWSAWWAGDAMGVLVVTPVLLVLRRVRRPEAGGYRVAEVTALALSSVVVTVVATRSSLSLLFLVFPLIIWAAVRFQLAGSAPCTLLVSVLAISAASDRAGPFDGQSLLQIMINLQALNGAAALTGLLLSAMVTEQNNVRLKIEQVCEDLAELVEHLARGRPER, encoded by the coding sequence GTGGTGCGCACCGAGGAATGGCGACGTCTGCCCGCAGCTGTCCTGCTGATCCTCGCCGTCGCCCTCGCCTACTACGCGGGCGGACGGATCGGCCTGCACCAGTCCGTGGTCGTCAACGGCGCCGAGGTCACGCCCCTGTGGCCGCCCACCGGCATCGCCCTCGCCGCCCTGCTCTGGCTGGGCCTGCGGGCATGGCCGGGGATCGCGCTCGGCACGTACCTCGCCATCGAACGGATCGGCGACTTCAACCTCTCCGGCCTCGGCATCGTCGCGGGGAACACCCTGGCGCCCGTGTGCGCGTACCTGATGCTCCGCAAGGCGGGCTTCCGCAGCGAGGTCGACCGGCTGCGGGACGCCCTGGCGCTGGTCTTCCTGGGCGGTCTGCTGCCGATGCTGATCAGCGCGACCATCGGGACCTGGACGCTGGTGCTCAGCGGCGACCTGCCCGCGTCCCGGTTCTGGCCGGTGTGGTCGGCCTGGTGGGCCGGGGACGCGATGGGCGTGCTCGTGGTGACGCCCGTCCTGCTCGTCCTGCGCCGGGTCCGCCGCCCCGAGGCGGGCGGCTACCGCGTGGCCGAGGTGACGGCCCTGGCGCTCTCGTCCGTCGTCGTCACCGTCGTGGCCACCCGGAGCTCCCTGTCCCTGCTGTTCCTCGTCTTCCCGCTGATCATCTGGGCGGCCGTACGCTTCCAGCTCGCCGGGAGCGCCCCGTGCACCCTGCTCGTGTCCGTCCTCGCGATCTCGGCGGCGAGCGACCGCGCCGGACCGTTCGACGGGCAGAGCCTCCTGCAAATCATGATCAACCTGCAGGCCCTCAACGGGGCAGCGGCCCTGACCGGGCTGCTGCTGTCGGCGATGGTCACCGAGCAGAACAACGTCCGCCTGAAGATCGAGCAGGTCTGCGAGGACCTGGCCGAACTGGTGGAACACCTCGCCCGGGGCAGACCCGAGCGCTAG
- a CDS encoding PP2C family protein-serine/threonine phosphatase, which translates to MSPRRPPRVASADLLSMLGRLTAQARQGVELQQARVELAEALQREMLPTSLPVLPGLRAAARYAPARHGLDIGGDWYDGFQLPEGALAFCIGDVQGHDVDAAAFMGQIRICLRAISAVVADPGEVLGRANEVLLSMDRDLFATCSLLRFDPQTWELESARAGHVPSIWATVDGQYGITDDDGGLPLNLQTGSGYAVTRRRLTKAGSIVLLTDGVVEGPRFPIEVGLERVARVVREAAGTDPDELAAAVMKVADSTGHADDAAVLVLTHDAARHAPPGRGPVV; encoded by the coding sequence ATGAGTCCGCGCCGCCCCCCGCGCGTGGCGAGCGCCGACCTGCTCAGCATGCTCGGACGGCTCACCGCCCAGGCGCGGCAAGGGGTCGAGCTGCAGCAGGCCCGGGTCGAGCTGGCCGAGGCACTGCAGCGCGAGATGCTGCCCACCTCACTGCCCGTGCTGCCGGGGCTGCGCGCCGCGGCCCGGTACGCGCCCGCCCGGCACGGCCTGGACATCGGCGGCGACTGGTACGACGGCTTCCAGCTGCCCGAGGGCGCCCTCGCCTTCTGCATCGGCGACGTCCAGGGACACGACGTGGACGCGGCCGCCTTCATGGGACAGATCCGGATCTGCCTGCGCGCCATCTCGGCCGTCGTCGCCGATCCGGGCGAGGTGCTCGGCCGGGCCAACGAGGTGCTGCTCTCCATGGACCGCGATCTCTTCGCGACCTGCAGCCTGCTCCGCTTCGATCCGCAGACGTGGGAGCTGGAGAGCGCCCGGGCCGGCCACGTGCCCTCGATCTGGGCCACCGTCGACGGCCAGTACGGCATCACCGACGACGACGGCGGGCTGCCGCTGAACCTGCAGACCGGATCGGGGTACGCCGTGACCCGGCGCCGGCTGACGAAGGCCGGATCGATCGTCCTGCTCACCGACGGCGTGGTCGAAGGCCCCAGGTTCCCGATCGAGGTGGGGCTGGAGCGCGTCGCCCGCGTCGTCAGGGAAGCGGCGGGCACCGATCCCGACGAGCTGGCCGCCGCGGTGATGAAGGTGGCCGACTCCACCGGCCACGCCGATGACGCCGCAGTACTCGTCCTCACCCACGACGCGGCGCGTCACGCCCCGCCCGGACGCGGGCCTGTTGTCTGA